CCGCCCCGCCGTCTGTGGCAGTAGCCACagccaggggcggagccagacttttgATTCAGGGGGGTCCAAAATTTTTTTAACGTAACTTTGAAAGTGTAGCGAAGTAAATCActcatcttttttaatttttgcaattccaTCCCCCAATTTTTTCGATTGTCGAATTGTTGACTTGAAGTTTGTGTGAATTATTTCTCcatgtaatattcatgttacgatgtattttgcaataaaattactacatattgaaaattatggtgcaaatacaagatacagtctctttctaatttgaaaaaaaaaaataattgaaattgtacgaaacgacgtcgtctaggcctcacaaaaacgacgtcgtctttactaatccacgtaagctgcaattcaacactctgacgatcgaaaaaaaaaataggggatgtaattgaaaaaattgaaaaaatagtgatttaattcgccacagtCAAAAGTcacattaaaattacaaatttgaaatagtttgtgattttatttgcaaaaatctcataaaactttgtaagacaaagtaactttcaatatcaaattaaaaaaataaatctctagaatccaatccaatcatgatatatataaattaattatgtgttcacTTCTTCAAAACGTCTTAACTCTAAATATTGCATACcaattacaatttaaaatagctcaacataataataatgcagacaaaattatatattttttatttttaatataaaattatgaaaatacccctactattttttaaaatcccaggggggcccagtgacccccctgccccacccctagctccgcccctggCCGCAGCACGACACATGCCCTTTTTCCCTCGCTATCTCCGCCTTTCTTTCACTTTGTCTCTCTCGCCTATCACTCTCTGTGGCTTCGCCTCGGCTCCTCTGTGCGGCATTCCAAACAGCAGTTGGGTAACTCATTTATGTCTTTAAACATTCCATTTTTCCTTCTCCTTCTTCATCCACGAATTTTAACTACATAGAAGCTGTGATCCTGGGGATTTgtgaatttttgaattttttcgaCTGCTATGCTTTGAGAGCATCGACTTATTGAAGCAATCTGTGATCTTGAGAACACCGAAAGTGATTTGCTTCGAAACGTGATTTTTCAGAAATGAAGTGCAGAGATTAGTGTGAAGCGGTAAATAAATTTGGTATTTATAAACAATTATAGGTTAGTTTTTTTTGTACGTGATACGTAACTGAACTCCATTAATGATCGTGGTTTATTGGATATGcattacaaaaaatataatatatttaatttgttgcatttgttgaaTCTGTTAACGATCTAAACAAACAGACTTAAACTTGTGGAATATTCTGTTAAAAAATGACGGTAGGTTAGATTCTGTTAAACTGgctttttatataatatatagatttggtTAATTGGATTTTAGAATCGATCAAATGCTCATCCCTAGATGGTGGGGATTAAAATTTAAGCATCACTCTTTACATGTATAGCAGgctaatttataaaataaaatagatgtaATTAATTCTTTGATAAcgcaaaaataatttgaattttaaagtaatACAAACTTGATaatttatgattaaaaaaatgtaattgATACAAACTTGGTATTTCatggttttaaaaaaatgattataaTAGATAAAGATGTacaatgaaaaaataatttaagttttaaagtaagtataaaatagaaatgaataaattttgaaaaaacataTAGGAAAAAAGTCATGATATGTATAAAAAATTTACCGCTTAATAGTGTGCTTACTTcgatggaaaagaagagaaaaaatatattttcatcaagttttcatcattttccaatGTTTACTacgattgaaaattttattcaaaCATGGTGAAACATTTTATCGGCAGCTCTTAATATTCTCTTcaatattggataatattaCACCATGATAGAAGTATGAAaacatttttcaatatttttttatccttTTAAATACATGATAAAAAAAGATTGTtgtgacattttttttattcatcttttttttttcaataaattataatcaaaataACGGACCATAAAGTATAAAAAGTTAAAAACCACGCGAAAGGGCATCTGATTAGTCGCTTCTAAGCACGGGCTATTGttaaaatttatgcattttaaACACTAATAACtcaatataatactccctccgttccgtccaagatgctacatttctatatttggcaaaaataagaaattttaaacacttaattaatactaattaagggggtgtattcgttctggaatttgatggatttctatggattttaaaagtctgggtgtattcgttcaagacttttaaaagtctgcagaaatttgggtgtattcgttccagacttttaaaagtccatataaatctgggtgtattcgttccaaactttttaaaatccatacaaatctaggtgtattcgttattccattgacttaaaatccggaatgactttcatggatttcatccaaaaaatacacacgacaaaatccggccaagaaccacgagaattgaaatccatgaagttttaagcgagcgctgagttccagcgcccgcggccaagaagccagcgagcgctggaactcagcaatcATTGAGAGTTTCCAGCGCCCTCCCTCCGCCTTCTCCTCTTCTTACCCTTCACCCTCCGCTCCTTAGCCTCCACCCCCAAACCCTCATCGCCGCCATCACCGTCGTTTCTCTCGCCGTCTTCCTCCACCTCCGCCACCGCACTGCCTCCCGCCGATCGTCCTCCTTCGATCAATCGAAACCCCAAAACTCCGATACCAGCAGAGTGGTTTCGTTCAATCAGGCTCCGAATCGGCACCATATTCCGAAGCTCCAGAGACCTTCACAATCCAGAGCGGAGTTCCTCTACCTGGGCACTTTGGTCAATTCACATGCCCCCGCCCCCGCCACCGCAGCTACAATCAACTTCAGTAATGCTGCTAATCCGCGGAAATTGGACTTGCCGGAGCTCCGCCCTTTGCCGCCGCTGAACATGCAGCGGCAAAACTTTGGTAACAGTGCCGAAGTTATTTCGAGTAAGGATGATGAGAGCGAAGAGTTTTACTCTCCTAAAGGTTCCATTAATGGCAGAGACAGCTCGATCGGCGCCGGATCAGCTTCTAGAAGAACTTTTCCCGTCGTGGAAGTCGAGAATTTCAATGGCTCCACTTCAAATTCTTCCTCTACTTACTCTTCTTCCCTCCCTGGATCGGGTTCTCCGGCGCTGTCTGCGTCCTTCACCCTTTCTCCGGCGAATAATCAGACCCCGATAAACTCGATGCCTAAATCGCCGAACTTAATCGAGATTCAAAAATTGTGGTATAATTGTTACTGTGTGATTAGATGAGGATGGAGTAGTTATTCGTTGCTTGCGAAATTGCATTCTTCAGCAATGCTACCCTGCTCTGCAGATTAATGATCTCTCATGTCTGAGAGGATCGAAGCTACTACCagaattttactgaattatgACTTTTGTAGAGCTAATTTAGGTGTTTCCAGACTATGCTATTATAGAAGAAGCTGAATGATAtgtttagttaatgaatttgcATAGGAGATATTGATCCAATGTGTCCAGCTACCACGTTGTTTATGTTGCAACTGGGATTTTGTTATTTCTGTTGATCTTGATCTTGTTGATAATTGTTTTATCTGTTGTACTTGATCGGTTGTTGTATCTTTATTGGAAGTGAAGTATGGTGCTCTGTTTTTTGTGGACTAATTCATGGCATCTTGCATAGAATTGATGTAAATCATCTCTAAAATTATTTAGACTCGTCTTTTTTATTGTTGTCGAGGTATAAGTGCTTATTGATTTGTGGTTACATTCAACAGATTGCATTCTTATGCTAGCACTGTAACATCTGGCTATTTTTCTTTGCAGACTTGGTCACTATCGTTGAAAGAATGGCAACAGTTAAACACAAAATACTAGTCTTGTCTGGAAAGGGTGGTGTTGGGAAGAGTACAGGTTCAGCTCAATTATCTTTTGCCCTGGCAGCTATGGGTTTCCAGGTGGGCCTTCTTGATATTGATATATGTGGTCCTCAGACGAGCATATTTCTATCGTTCAGTTTCTCCAAGCAACTGGAATAGATGGAGCCATAATAGTTACTACTCCTCAGCAGGTGTCTCTTATTGATGTAAGGAAAGAAGTGAGTTTCTGTAAGAAGGTTGGGTTGCAGGTTCTCGGAGTTGTCGAGAACATGAGTGGTCTATGCCAACCCATGTCAGATCTCAAATTCCTAAAGCTGGTGAACAAAAAGACATGACGGAGTGGGTTCTTCAATACATGAGAGAGAAAGTCCCAGAAATGCTAAATTTGGTTGCTTTTAGTGAAGTGTTTGATACTATTTTCTGGGATACTAAATTTGGTTGTGGCAATGCATAAAatcagcgctcgctgggtttagTCTTTCTGGGAACCCAGCGGTTGCTGGGTTTCCAGAGGTGCTGGGACTCCGCGGGCGCTGGTTTCaaggaattcaattccaaaattatcccgtaaagtcttcaAAATTCAGTGAAAATCAGTgcgaaatccaaccacgaattctttgaaagtcgtttggaatctatgtgaattccatggaatttaaattccatggactttttaaagtctgtggaaatccacaacgaatacacccccctaaatatttttttattaccttctctcatctactttatcactttattacattctctttcttactttatcactttattactttctctctcctactttatcactttattattacatgcttaaaatattaatctacaactccttaaatcccgtgccgagaagcaaatgtagcgtcttggccgggacggagggagtaatttttttggcACATAACCCTTGAACATAATCTCACACCTACATCCTGAAATTCCAAAATCAATTGAATTAACTATCTGTAGACAGAGAAGCCATTCGAATAGGTGCTTGAAAGATAGGTTGATGTATGCATAACAACTAAAAGGAACAACAAAAGCCAGAATCATCAAGATTTAAACCATATATAAACGGTGAAGAACACCACGATCATATATAGAAATATTCTTATGCATGGAGTTAGTTCAGCTACTAAAACATGGGCAGAGTCATAAGATGTACATAGCTACTACCATTCATATCTCACTAGACATAGATTGGAAGTCCCAAAATGCTGCCATAACCACTTGAAATCAACTACCAACACAAAAACCTACAAAAGAATTGGTGAGGAGTATTATTTGGCCATATATCTTAAACCATAAATCGATAGAAGAAAGGTCAAGAAACCTTTACCCTCTGCTGTGACCCTTTCCTAGCTCACAAATAGTCATAGACGAAGTTGAACAACCCAGGCCCGTCAGTGAGTCTCATATCTTTTATCTGCTCACGGCATCTTTTCCCTAAATCCCCTTCAAGATCGAGACCAAAGCATTGCCGGATGTCCAGTGATTCGAGGCGTGGACAGCCATCAAGGATGGCTGCAAGTCCTTCATTTTGCATCAGACATGAACAAAGTTGAAGGTGATGCAAATTAGGCATGCATTTTCCTATTGCTCGAGCATAACGATTCCAATCAGATTTGTCATCAATACCACCATTTTCTAAATATGGCGGAAGCTGACACCACGAACCATCTTCGCTAAACGAGAATGATTTCAACTTTGGGCAAGCATTGCCAATAGCTTCAATGTGGTGAGCAGAAATCCATGTGCTCGTGTTAAGATGCAATTCTTCCAACTGTCCAAGTTTTTCAACTGCTTGGACTAAAAGACATCCAGCTATGTGAATGCAAGATACGAGTTTAAGACGTTTGAGATCTCGTGATCTGTCAAAGAGCACAAGATTAGACTAGATAAGTGATTGTTTTTTGCTAGAAAATGATTCAGATGTAAAAGGAGCATATTATCACAAACATGTATTAATGCTTTCATCCAACATGATTTCAAAGGAAGCTGTACAAATTAGAACTGTAAAAGGAGCATATTATCACAAACATGTACCCTTTTCTCAATCATAATGCAATAATCATTTTACTTAAAACTGTGTCATCTCTTACTAGGCCTATTTTTTTGTGGAAGGAGTTAGTaaaattttttgatttttcagTAGCTCACTCCCCTCCACTGTCAACACTATCTGCATTTCTAGCAAAGCGAATAGCAAAGGCCTTTCACAATTCACATGCCAAATTAAACTATAACATCATATCATATGATCCATGAAGAGTGATGTCTCAAATATAACTCGTTTAACTACGATGAATCATCATTCTTCAAGTAAATTAAATCAAGAGCGCAGTAATATCTACCGATGGGCGACGTATTTTATCAGGTGCCCGTTGCCGAAGGAGTCCATGGTGAGGTCGACCAATTGCCCCTGGCTCCGATCCACTGCGCGGCGGCACATGGCGGTATACTTCCTTCTCAAATTCGTAGCCCCAGGATCAGGATTGCACAAATCGATCACTCGCCACATGGCGGGATCCTTGCAAACCTTCCACCAGCTACTACACACTAGTTCCGCGCTTAGCATCCCCTCCGCGCCCAACCTCTGCAGAATGTTGACCGTTACATCTTCTGGAAGTTCGATCCACGGCGGCGGAGAGGCCGAGGATGAAGCAGCTGGCGCCGGAGTTTTTCTTTGAAGCCGCCGTTTTCGGTTTCTGCTTTTCCTTCTTTCCTTGGCGGTTGGAAACCGCATAACGCGAAGGAGAGGAATTTTTCTGCATTTCCTTCTTTCCATGGCGATTGGAAACAGCAGAATGCGAAGGAGGAGAGGAATTTGAAAAAGGTTTGTTTATTTGGATTAATATTTAGGCGCAAAAcgggaaaaaaaaattcagttTCTATCTTTTTTTCGCGGGTCCCATTCCTTTAATTTCTTGTTTCCAGCTGAATATGAGTgtttcccaattttttttgttttggctTTTCCTTTGGAATGTGCATATTATAATAAAGAGGCGCTCTCCTGTGCAACtactacaaatgacactaatattcaagtgtcatttatCGAATAAAGTAGTGttattttgaaaatcagttGTACGATGCAATCGATTGCACATGAATATTTGTGTATGATAAATATATTGCTttgttaattcaaaaaaaattatattgtttgGTTGAATCACTCCTAGcaaatttttattaatgtagtaatttttgttattatttagaatttaaagtgattttattttattatgttacgtaattaaaatataaattttaaactaaatatataattaaaatatgtaaataataattcaaataaaattaatcgaGAAATGTCTATATAGATATATGAAGGTAGTGGGAGCGGGACTCTCAAAAGATAAGAGACTGAATTATTGTTGGAGGAGATGTTAGAAAAAAAGTATGTGGATTTCAATAGCACTTATCatactacaattttttttggagAAATTATATATGTTCTATATGTGTAAGAACTTGTGGAGATGTAGTATAAGAATAATTTATTAGATAGTAGTTTACGCTATCTGTGGATAGAGAAGCCATTCGAATAGGTGTTTGAAAGATAGGTTGATATATAACAACTAAAATGAAGAACAAAAGCAAGAATCATCAAAATTTAAACCATATAATCTTATGTAGTAAGATGTACATTGCTACTACCATTGATATCGCACTAGAGATAGATTGAAAGTCCCAAAATGCTTCCATAACCAGCTGAAATCAACTAGCAACACAAAAACCTACAAagaaaattggtgatgattaaTATTTGGCCATGTATCTTAAACCATAAATCGATAAAACGAAATTAAGAAAGCTTTACCCTCTGCTATGGTCCTGTTCCTAGCTCAGAAGTAGTCGCGGTCGAAAATCCCAAGACAGTCATTGTTGAAGGATCCATAGCCACGAGGAGAAGAGTAGTCGTCGTAGTATTCATAATCTATATCTTCGTAATAGTTATAATCATCATAGTTGCCGTAACAATCATGATCCAATTCAGATGGTTCCCCAACAAGCCATGATATGTCACTAACCGAGTCATTAGGGAGTCTCAGATCTTTTACCTGCTCACGGCATCTTTTCCCTAAATCCCCTCCAAGATTGAGACCAAAGCATTGCCGGATGTCAAGTGATTCGAGGCATGGACAGCCCTCAAGGATGGCTTCAAGTCCTTCATTTCGCATCTCATTTGCAAAAAGTTGCAGATGATGCAAATTAGGCATGCATTTTCCGATTGCTTCAGCATAACTATTCCGATCTAATCCTTCAataatatcatcatcatcatcttccaaATCTGGCGGAAGCTGCCACCTTGAACCACGGTTGTTATATGAGAATGATTTCAACTTGGGGCAAGAATTGCCAATATCTTCAATGCGGTAAGGAGGAGTCCATGGGATCATAGCAAGGTGCAATTCTTCCAACTGTTCAAATTTTCCAACCGATTGAATTAAAGGACCTCCAGACATCTCATTGCAAGCTACAAGTTTAAGACGTTTGAGATTTCGCGATCTGTCAAAAAGCACAAGATTAGAGCAGATATTGATTTTTTATAACTCGAAAACGATTCAGATGTAAAAGGAGCATATTTTCACAAACAAGTATTAACGCtttcatccaacatgattacaAAGGAAGTTGTACAAATTAGAAAATGTTCAATGAAGCACAATATACTCTTCTTTTGATGATTACCTTAGTGATATTAAGCACATGTTTTAAGCACTGAATTTCTGTTGGAGGTGTTTGGAACACAACACCAAAATGCAACCAAAAAAGGTTCCAAACCAACAAAATCTCATTAAGAGAGATTGCAACTTAGATTCACAATTGCTAAAATGAGCCTTTTGAATACTTGCAAGAAGTTATTTCTTGTTCAAAGCAACAGCAAAACAAAAAAGGGCGAAAATTCTGAGAAGAAGATAAAACTTTTTGATTTTTCAGTAGCTCACTCCCCTCTACTATTAACACTCTATCTCCATTTCTAACAAACCAAAGGCCTTTCACAATTCACAAAGCAAATACAACATGCCAAATCTCATGTCCACGGTAGAGTTGTAAACtagccgagccgaatactacaCTATCTCCATTTTTTATAATGTATTATTCGAGTTTGATCTCGAGCTCGTAAAAGGCTCGTGCACCGGCTAGATTGAAGATTCGCGAACAAATAAATCCAAAGGATGCCTCAAATATAACTCAAttcaatcattaaaaaaaatgataatgaaCGCGCATTTCAACAACAACACAAGCAGCTTTATAAAACTATAACATCATATCATATCCATGAACAGTGATGCCTCAAATATAACTCGTTCAACAACGATGAATCATCATTCTTCAAGTAATATCAAGAGCGGAGTAATATTTACCGATCGGCTACGTAGTTTATCAGTTCCCCGTCGCCGAAGGAGTCAATGGTGAGGTCAACCAGTTGCCCCTGGCTCCGATCCACCGCGCGGCGGCACATGGCAGTGTATTTCTCAGTCTCTTCCACATAATAAGGGTTGCGCAAATCGATCACTCGCCACATGGCGGGATCCTTGCAAACTTTCCACCAGGTTCTGCACACTTGCTGCGCGCTCATTAGCATCCCCTCCGCGCCCAACCTCTGCATAATGTTGGCGGTTACATCTCCGGGAAGTTCGATCCACGGCGGCGGAGGGGGGGCCGAGGATGAAGCAGCTGGCGCCGGCGCCGTAGTTTTCCTTTGAACCCGCGGTTTTCGAATTCTGCATTTCCTTTTTCCCATGGCGATTGAAAACCCTAAAATTTTGCCTAAATTGCACTTAGATACAATGCATATAGATACCAATTATCGTCTGTCTATTCCAAAATACATGATCTAACTCTTTAAGAAATGATAgtatctctctcttttttcttttttcttttttcttttgaggaAATGATAGTATCTCTTGATTTCTTTTATATTAGATTTATcttattctaaaaaatattatcttttatttcaaattatatgatagcacccaaagactcttcaaaatctaacttaattttCTCACTTTTGTGTGAATACTGAATAGTAGTTTTTCATCTTTATGTAGATAGTGGTTCAGTTTACTTACaattattttttcacctttttgTGATGTTGAGGTCCCGTCCATGTGCAATTATTTTCTCACAtttatgtggtgtagaggttCCGTGTGCGTATGagtgacttatttgattataataCAAATCTcttgtaattttaaaataaaaacaaaaataatactataaaaatGGAAATGATATCGTACATGAGTGaagtataatttaataaaatattatttgctattattattgttatatttatcttttaataaaaaatatctaaaatataCTCTCTAAATGCCAAAGAAAATATTATACTACAATGTATTTTAATTGTGATGAAAAGGAAAGGAAGTGCGGGGAATATTTAGGCGATTAACATTTGCCGCAATTGTAGGGGAAAGTGTGAGAGGCTCTAGTTTAACGTTGCAATATTTTCTCACTATCAATTGTTGAGAAAATATTATGGTGCTTGAAAAA
The genomic region above belongs to Salvia miltiorrhiza cultivar Shanhuang (shh) chromosome 5, IMPLAD_Smil_shh, whole genome shotgun sequence and contains:
- the LOC131024789 gene encoding cytosolic Fe-S cluster assembly factor NBP35-like — protein: MQRQNFGNSAEVISSKDDESEEFYSPKGSINGRDSSIGAGSASRRTFPVVEVENFNGSTSNSSSTYSSSLPGSGSPALSASFTLSPANNQTPINSMPKSPNLIEIQKLWYNCYYLVTIVERMATVKHKILVLSGKGGVGKSTGSAQLSFALAAMGFQFLQATGIDGAIIVTTPQQVSLIDVRKEVSFCKKVGLQVLGVVENMSGLCQPMSDLKFLKLVNKKT
- the LOC130985142 gene encoding putative F-box/LRR-repeat protein 23, whose translation is MERRKCRKIPLLRVMRFPTAKERRKSRNRKRRLQRKTPAPAASSSASPPPWIELPEDVTVNILQRLGAEGMLSAELVCSSWWKVCKDPAMWRVIDLCNPDPGATNLRRKYTAMCRRAVDRSQGQLVDLTMDSFGNGHLIKYVAHRSRDLKRLKLVSCIHIAGCLLVQAVEKLGQLEELHLNTSTWISAHHIEAIGNACPKLKSFSFSEDGSWCQLPPYLENGGIDDKSDWNRYARAIGKCMPNLHHLQLCSCLMQNEGLAAILDGCPRLESLDIRQCFGLDLEGDLGKRCREQIKDMRLTDGPGLFNFVYDYL
- the LOC130985139 gene encoding F-box protein SKIP19-like, whose amino-acid sequence is MGKRKCRIRKPRVQRKTTAPAPAASSSAPPPPPWIELPGDVTANIMQRLGAEGMLMSAQQVCRTWWKVCKDPAMWRVIDLRNPYYVEETEKYTAMCRRAVDRSQGQLVDLTIDSFGDGELINYVADRSRNLKRLKLVACNEMSGGPLIQSVGKFEQLEELHLAMIPWTPPYRIEDIGNSCPKLKSFSYNNRGSRWQLPPDLEDDDDDIIEGLDRNSYAEAIGKCMPNLHHLQLFANEMRNEGLEAILEGCPCLESLDIRQCFGLNLGGDLGKRCREQVKDLRLPNDSVSDISWLVGEPSELDHDCYGNYDDYNYYEDIDYEYYDDYSSPRGYGSFNNDCLGIFDRDYF